The region GCTGGTTTTTTCCTATCTTGGCCAGGCAATCAACGGTAACTCCTACGCCCGCTTACAATCTTGCTTAATTTTGAGCACAATTTAATCAGTTTAGATGATAAGTGATGACATTTACGTGTACTgtaacataaaaaagaaaattgttcacTGATTGTTTTCAGGGTATTCATATAAATATCGGAGATTTCTGTTTGAAGCAATCTGGATTAACATTTCAAACAGATACTTCATGTTATCAATCTCAAATTCATGTAAGTGACATGGCAGACTAATTACttggaaatgaaaatgaatttaaggtggctggaaccagtttcactactatTAAGGACCTTTTaattagaagggttgtcactacaaaactgtatcacgtaaaagaaatgttatggtaccatatcaaacaccaattattacttaacaaaatgcgctcactattttgacgtaataggttaccatggcaacatgaaagctcttcaaaaacaccctatatttcgtctttacttgcttatatcttaataatgaactcggtgacccccattttttattgtagaatagtaattagcatcttgagatagaactatcagcaaagtttaaaaaaattcttgggagccaattcagagctaccttaatttttcgaaaatttaaggtagctctgaattggctcccaagaattttttttaactttgcagatagtcctatctcaaattgctaattactattttacaataaaagatgggggtcaccgagttcattattaagatattagcaagtaaagacgaaatatagggtgtttttgaagagctttcatgttgccatggtaacctattacgtcaaaatagtgagcgcattttgttaagcaataattggtgtttcatatggtaccataacattgctgtttcgtgatacagtatagtagttataaaCCCATCTAAcaagaaggtctctaaaagtggtgaaactggttccagccaccttaaactgATGGCGATATGGAGTCAGTGAAACGTAAAATTAACGCAATGTAGATATTTGAAGtacgtacatacatactttattactgggttgccgtaggcaATCCCAGTCTAGAAATGGTgggcatttgttcggtgttattttttttttcttccgtgtcggtaaaagtcttgcctgtcactcccctggtaagtggtatctttgtgcatagagccttctgcgcgtattttcttaggatcgagagggtagtggaactgcgtagatttctctggtggacacagtagaataattaacttagcctgcaatggtgtcgaaagtcatgtaacgcgaatggcgttttactggatccttaaacaagTCAGTTGGATATACtacgcaggcggtgaaaaccaacacctggaatctcaaaagcgacgagtaatggacttcgacaacaatctgtcggccgtagagcagaaatcaaagtgagctgcatttctaaaataatattttaccaagtgtgctgttatgtagaacactgaaaccaaatggaaaattctctggtaacttatgggttcaacaaagacagagaacgaatcgaacaccttaagtgaatctgtgatcaactctgcacagtcttcaggtaatgtgacagccaagaattatttgaaagaaaacttgtcgtctattttgtgcttcgttattcaaggaaacggttcttcatggaaacggtttgatcctgaaattttagtttgttgtaatattgcgcatatttgacacgattgagttttttctcttcacgcacgcaataatagcaaatatgttgtttgtttcaaaaaattgttcgctggaaaaggtggcctttatgaattcatcatgtttttttatatgtgtgctggatagtttttatggcaatagtaaagaattttcttgttattcaaggaaaatgttcttcaggaaagagtttgaacctgaagtacaaggtaatttgacacgattgaggttcttgtcttcacgcacgcaatgaaataccttattataggaaattaacgctccatgaaattaacgcgaatcgttaaaattcgcgttaatttaagtcGCGTTAATTTTGTTGAGAGTTAATTTCCGCGACGTTAATTAAGTGCAGCGTTAATTTCCGCGATCTCAATTACCAGTATCTTGACCCCAATTTTGGAAACTGTCCAGACATTCTTGACACCTAAAAAACATTAActacaagctttctttctttccatttacccttagtttttcatctttcacAAAAGCTAGGGCAAGGGTTTACAATATTTCGAGTTCATCTTCATCGTTGTCGCTATCAGAAGTGATGTCAATATCTTCTCTTTTGATTTCGCGTATTTAATcgcgttaatttcctttattatgAAATTCTACCTCCTCTTTCgggttaattttctttattcgaaAGTCGTTTTCCattaaattcgcgttaatttaagtcgcgttaatttccaataccttaatttcatggagcgttaattaaaaaataattccatgagcgcgcgttggatatgagatggtaaatagccaacgaggcgcgtagcgccgagttggctataaccagtctcatatccaacaagcgcgaatggaataattgtttcattaaattcctttaaactccaaaaggttagaaagtacgaaatacgagcgaaaaaagcgagcaaatccgagcgaaatcaaaaatacttgatgagaaccgatgcgatgtcgtgtaacaccttgtggtcagacagacgcaggctcgtcacaaaaacatttcttaccttttcgcgtacttctaaacgtcggaatttaacccagctgtccagaaaaacttttttttttgctttcttcagagagaaatttcgctttccggcgaaaaaacttttagcttggcaacacttagatcaatcatttaccatataaggtcaaaccaaggtatatgagctgataaccgagattgagtgaaccaatcagagcacgagaattgcattatcccaggttgagaatttaataaatttcctataataaggtaggaagaggttttcgcctctaagagcaaatatgttgtttgtttcaaaaaattgttcgctggaaatggtggcctttatgaattcatcatgttttataatatgcgagcttaactggatagtttttatggcaatagtaaagcattttcgtgtcaaaatgaggttagcgtttttgtgttgtgctaacttaattaaatataaatatacattctgccccgtgagtttgttattctcgttaaccagcaatggaaagtcattgcaacgcgaatggcgttttagtgcatcttatgttgtttgtttcaataaaaggtttcgctggaaaaggattctgtgctattttctgcctttgtgaattatcatatcatgttgtgtattgaattttcgatcttaaggttgaaacgtgatacgggaggatgtttttagtataactctgtaagcaggaagggtttcatgaaaataaacaggtctgttggaagcgtgcttgagtttcaacaaaatgagccccaaaatcagcaaaaaattgtgacgccggtgaataataaagtagctgctatttccaaaatgatggaattacctggtgataaataacctcgtcttttgactttgcagaaacaatggtgggcgattgtgatctttgttttgaattcgctcatttattgtcaaactttataacacttgacaggaaaagaaacttacgaaaacccgccatcatttgacacagatgcttcactgtttggcaggTAAACATGCCGCGATAACTTActagtaatcacggcgcccgctgaattccggcgatgtcactttcgattttgcgatttatttgtgcagccaaaacgtacaataacaaaattgaacgtagcaaaaatctcccaaaatgtttgtcgctgatcgtaactgtttatattctatattcacggttcaaaattaatgttgttttcatgtcgtaaatatgttattctcgagcgaccgtcctggaaacttccttctgctctttctgaaaactgtgtatcaatatttatttacttttgcatcaatatttgtttttgtataaagcaagctaacaaaatctgtaccctgctaagttcgcatttgttagcgttaatagtattttcggtccaatgcttctgttttacgaaggcgtatatgtttttggtcacccatccagacactaatcccgccggagaggggttaactttagtaaactttagtattacaaagctgtcagatgctcagagggcacgcttaaacttgtagtgaaaagaagtttatcaacatgtcagcccagaagccaatgtttctcaattcccatttattttcttcaatctttctgggttcagtactttgctagtaaccacatgtcttctcaggctatttacccaaggcttctaccatggcactacaatgatagacaataccaaaacaatatcgtgcactgttagagctacatattacgcaaggacagatttttttcgtcgtacgaacgtgtgagaacctgtgagccaaagggactctgctggtatgacttctgggtgaccccttaaatggtcttaatgaccccccaacttgaaaaaattgtctggaacggtgcacgtaccacaggcaacccagtgtaccctcagggAGGGTCTAGTTTGATAATGATAAGTAGAAAAAAATAAGGCAGCCAtaggctgatgtggacctactatatacaaataaatacaaatacagACACTGatagtagagcggttttcaattgagtgtcgaaagtaattagtgaattgctttggtttatgattacttcactcagtgattggttcaaagttctcgcgccatattttcaagcaattaaaagtgaaaccaaaaccaatcgtgactagcgcgtgcacgttttcccgctctttgtatcggctacgtgtaattacttcgagttttgattggtttactggattgtctccgtcctttttgattggccaaagtaattaatttggttttggttttacgacactcatttgaaaaccgctctaagaaaATTACAAATATGATATTAAATTAGATTATGATTTTTAAAGTAAACTTAGAATACAAGCTATCTACATcagtcaaaagtaaaataaagtctTTTGATTTCTTAGtaataacataataataataataataataataataataataataataataataataactttattgataTAGCGCTCATATCCATGTATCGCTGTCcatggcgctttacaatttacaatttacagtaatttcaataaaaacgaTTTAAAAACACTAAATTCTATGGAATATTAttatacaataaatattattaattctAAAAACGATCTATAAAAATATtcttattatttcaaacaacaattattgaaatgatAATGCTAAAATCaaatgatgaaagaaatatcaaaCCAGTCgataaaaaaacgaaaatgattaTAAAGAATCAAATAAGTAATTAAATTTCCTATTATCAAGAAATAATGtaaaaagaaacgttttgagtctgCTTTTAAAACTAGCAACTGAGGAGCAAGAACGAATATTTAAAGGTAACCTGTTCCAAAGTCTCGGAGCAGCGAAAGAAAAGGACCGAAGACCATAAGTGGTGAGCTTAGCTCTAGGTTCAACAAGACGATTATTTGTAACAGAGCGAAGAGAGTAGCAAGAGGAACGATAGGAAAGAAGATCAGACAGATAGCAAGGAGCCAGACCATTTAAGGCCTTATAAGTGAGAAGAAGCAACTTGAAGAGAGCAGAACGAAATTTTTGGCGGCTGTCAATCAAATGAATGACCTCGCAATTGAGTTCGGAAAGAAGTGAATAGTGaattggtgagagcactcgtgctTTATAACtcgattttttcttttatcgGTTGAGCTTTCGTGTGTTCTCTACTCTCACCTGCCGGAGAGCTTTTACTCCGGGAACTTCCCCCCTACGCCTCCAAAACCAGATATGATTACATGGTCCGTAATGGACTGTATACTtaagtcaggggcacccaacgagaatatagttcaaaaccacttaaacatagcattgttaaacgtattttagtatttaaacggtagatataggtatatttttatcccctaaaactttttcatctgttcggatatcctagctgaaagtctagtgatccgaaaattatagggatcaaaacttaccttttcgaaaatttcagccggaaaaaaggctcccgaaaattgtaggtgacctttttagggtgaAAAGCCGTTAAaagtgggcaattataccattttttagatgttcgaaaatcttaGGActggcaggcaagcaagaaattttacaacaaatgttccgaaaattgtagatctcaaatcgtcttccgaacagatatttttcgaaaattgacgttgggtgcccctgcttaaATGACGGCCAAGATTAATTATTCCGGTTTTTTCGTCGTTCTAAGTAAAATAGCCAGCACCGGGAGGGAATATCTTCACAGCGTGGTTCGAAAGCAAACTCAGAAGTAGAAGAGGCTCTCAGACCTGTGCTACCTGTGGCATCATGTTCCGAGTGAAATAAACAGAAAGTGTCGTCAACATATCGacgataaaataaaattttggagCCTTGAAAATTTTCCTGTGGTTGGTCGGAACATGATGCCattatattttttaattacatCAACTCTAGACACCCCAACATCAGGTTCACTATGGAAAAAGAAGCTCATCACAAATTACCctagttaataataatgatccCAATTCCCTTCTAACTAGTGTTTACCGTAAGAAAACCTTTACTGGTTTGTTAACCAATTATTTCAGTTTCACCTCGTACTCGTATAAAGTGGGTCTTATCAGGACTCTTGTTGATAGAGCCTACAAGATTAACAACACCTGGCCGGGGCTACACGAGGACATCACTAAGCTTATGGATATCctaaaaaagaatcttttccctgccCACTTAATTGAAAGGGTTGTCAACCGCTACGTTACCGGGACTCTAAGTAATCATAGTCCCCGGGTTTCCCTTCCCTCTTCACCTACATTCTATTTTAAGCTACCTTACATAGGTCATTTTTCTGTCGTCACCCAGAAAAGAGTTCGTCTCCTTATCAAGCGCTATTGTAATGATTTGGACattaaattagttttttcttcctttaagaTAGGCAATTTGTTTGGCGTGAAAGACCCTGtccctggcgggcttcgttcGCGTGTTGTATACAAGTTtgcatgtgcaggctgtaatgcctgttatgtcggcgaaacaacccggcatttttccactcgCGTGCGTGAGCATTTAGTCAGTGacagggcctctcacattttcaaacacttagagaattctgaacattgtcacGCCTTGTGTTCAGTGGACTGTTTTcacattttagatcacgcctctaccacgtttcaacttaagataaaagaggcatttcatattcgaagagaacaaccttctttgaatcaacaattgcatcacgtaaatctgaaattatctttttaattttcacattgccacgttttatgtacattccgttgttactaatgtaattagcatttttcctacttataaattcaacttctaacgctttgtaaatctatcaactgaagatgacagaagtttctgtcgaaacatgttttgcaaatttaagagtgttgtcgttttctttaaaattttgacgagaaatttcaaaagaaatttgtttcaaaatgagtgcagtaggtctaattaacataaagacaaaagaatgtaaaagtggtcgccatttatgaaagtggtctatatgATTtttgaaccaatgagagagtgTGGGCCAATGGGAGCAGCCGTTTGGTCAAATTGGAATGCGACATTCCATCCGACCGGTTGCACCTGTCAAAGTGGACCACTAGAAAGTTTGTTCCAACTAttgccacacgtgcagcacgattgttTCCCTAAATGGATAAAAGTATTGTCTTGCGGCATCCCCGAGGCGGTCGTCCATTCAGTCAAATCAACGGCGTTCGTTATGCGTCGCTGCAGTGGTCTTCTCATTGATCCTGACTGGGGTCTTTTGCCATTCGGGGTCTGCGAGGCTCGCTTTCAGAAATTTCTTCGGAATTCGTGGTACATCCAAGGGACTTCAAACAAAACAGTTGAACAAAAATCGACTTAAATTCTCGACGAAAGCGTTTATTCGTAGCACCATATATAAAGGGATTTATGGTGCTGCTTAGATAAACCAGGAACCCGTAGGTAAGGTAGATGCGCCTTGGCAACGTTTGTTCACCACGTGCGGCATCAATATAATCGATTACCAGAACTGGAAGCCAGCAAAATGCGAACCCAGCCATTGCTGTGGCTAAAGTCTTGGTAACTTTGGCTTCCTCTACGTGTGCTCTGAGCTCTCTTGGGTTATTCTCTTGCGAGAAAACTTGATTTGTCCGTGCAACCGTGTGAAATACTTTGAAATAGCAAACGCAGATTATTGTTAAGGGAACTGATATGTAAACAATTTCGATGAAGGCGGTGTATGCAACGTTTGTGTGGAAAGTGTAGAGACACATCGCTTTCCCAGCTTGGAATTGAAATCCGCCGTTGTTAAAGGAAAAGGGGACCACGGAGCCGAGAAGTGCCGAGCACCAGACAGCCATGATGTAGAGAAAAACTCGTCGAGTCTTgaacaacacgatgtatttgtTCGGCTTCACGACGCGAAAATATCTGCTCACAGCTATAACTGCCATGGTATGGAGAGACACTAGCCCAAACGTAAAAACAGCAAAGCCATGAAAACGACAAGATCTTTGTCCAAAAATCCAATGGCCGAGATACAGAGTTACGACTGAAAAAGGAATACAGCAAGTAGACATGAAAATGTCACTAACAGCCAATGCAACAACGAACATGTTTGGGAGGGTGCGAAGTCGCTGGCTTCTGTAAACAGCGTAGCAAACGGAGAGATTTCCAAAGAAGGCCGCCAAGTTGATGATCGATAGACAAACTGTCTCGGCCGTAATGACATGATCACGTCTTTTGTAAAGTTCTTCAGAAAGAGCTTcgcccatttttttttagaaacaccgAGAATCATTCCAATCCTACGAAAATCGCCACGGTATTAAAACCTTTGTTCAATCTGTTTGGTAATCCGCTCTGTGGTTTATGTGGGTTGTAGCTCATTAAAGTGAAAGATCCGAATAAATGTCCTCTCCGGTAGGGTTTAGTATTTTAGGAGTTTGTTTGGATATTGTATTCTGCATACGTAACAGAAGTCGACATTCTCCCTCACGTACTATATCGGAAACAAAAGATTACTTCTCTATTAATTTCTTTGACAGCAAAGAAACcctttttaaaagctttttgttattttaagtgttaaaaaaaaaaaaaagaagaccaGTATTACCATATCACGGACAGGAAATGTCAAGAAGCTCGGTCGAAGTTGAATATTCTGGCATAATACCTTCAAAAGCTCATCATTAATAGCAAATTTAAGTTTTGGTcttactttttcattttttaaattcatttacAGTCTGAAATCTTTATTGCCGGTTTTTTTCTATCTTGGTCAGGCAATCAACGGTAACTCCTACGCTCGGCTGACAATCTTGCTTAATTTTGAGGACAATTCCGATTTCGTAATCAGTTTAGATGATAAGTGATGACATTTACGTGTACCgtaacataaaaaagaaaattgtttcagGGTATTCATAAATATCGGAGATTTCTGTTTGAAGCAATCTGGATTGACGTTTCAAACGGATACTTTATGTTATCAATCTCAAATTCATGTAAGTGACACGGCGGACTAATTATttggaaatgaaaatgaaattgaacTGTTGGCGATATGGAGTCAGTGAAATGTCAAATTGTTACTATTATACTTTATTAACgaaatgtaaatatttgaaGTACACACATACAAACTTGATTTGATAAGTAGGATAAAAATAAGGCAGCCATAGGCTGATATGGACCTACTATATGCAAATAACTACAAAATACAGACACTGATAGTTAGAAAATTACAAATATGATATTAAATTAGAATATGTATTGATTTTTGAAGTAAACTTAGAATACAAGCTA is a window of Montipora foliosa isolate CH-2021 chromosome 5, ASM3666993v2, whole genome shotgun sequence DNA encoding:
- the LOC138003209 gene encoding beta-2 adrenergic receptor-like, whose product is MGEALSEELYKRRDHVITAETVCLSIINLAAFFGNLSVCYAVYRSQRLRTLPNMFVVALAVSDIFMSTCCIPFSVVTLYLGHWIFGQRSCRFHGFAVFTFGLVSLHTMAVIAVSRYFRVVKPNKYIVLFKTRRVFLYIMAVWCSALLGSVVPFSFNNGGFQFQAGKAMCLYTFHTNVAYTAFIEIVYISVPLTIICVCYFKVFHTVARTNQVFSQENNPRELRAHVEEAKVTKTLATAMAGFAFCWLPVLVIDYIDAARGEQTLPRRIYLTYGFLVYLSSTINPFIYGATNKRFRREFKSIFVQLFCLKSLGCTTNSEEISESEPRRPRMAKDPSQDQ